A single genomic interval of Pirellulales bacterium harbors:
- a CDS encoding helix-turn-helix domain-containing protein — MIPEADGVRQKRHSTGWRPSSTGNSMIEEQPLRNRVRDHRLARGWSQQDLAIRAGVSRAGISAIEQGRLVPSAATALILATVFDCRVEDIFALAGELSNQPMWAWQPLGNSSRYWRAVVACKELLYPVEPTNLGTVPHDGVLERGGVLERCSSVPINTLVMASCDPAAGLLASELQRSHGIRLIAFQRPSRTALTLLAQGLIHVAGVHLDAGGQPSRNITVASATLQCGLAMLRVARWQEGLALASDLRIKSIEAALKSKLRWVGRESGSAVRELLDELLAGRAAPRRIAYSHRGVAEAVRCGWANAGVCLRLVCEEAGLGFVGIRQENYDLCFPLAYESDPRIQALVDVVRSASYRRALAEIPGYDTTTTGELHRVS; from the coding sequence ATGATTCCGGAAGCAGATGGCGTTCGACAGAAACGCCATTCGACCGGCTGGCGGCCCAGTTCAACGGGGAACTCGATGATCGAAGAACAACCGCTGCGGAACCGCGTGCGCGATCACCGTTTGGCTCGCGGCTGGTCGCAGCAGGATCTTGCCATCCGGGCAGGCGTCTCGCGTGCGGGTATCAGTGCCATTGAGCAGGGTCGGCTTGTCCCCTCGGCGGCCACGGCATTGATATTAGCCACGGTGTTTGATTGTCGCGTCGAAGACATCTTTGCGCTCGCCGGAGAACTGAGCAACCAACCCATGTGGGCATGGCAACCGCTGGGCAACTCCAGCCGCTATTGGCGTGCCGTCGTGGCCTGCAAAGAACTCCTTTATCCCGTTGAGCCGACCAACCTCGGGACCGTGCCGCACGATGGTGTGCTGGAACGAGGCGGCGTGTTGGAGCGTTGTAGCTCAGTTCCGATCAACACCTTGGTGATGGCCAGTTGCGACCCGGCCGCCGGCCTTCTGGCCAGTGAATTGCAGCGCAGCCACGGCATTCGCCTGATCGCGTTTCAACGTCCCAGCCGAACAGCGCTGACTTTGTTAGCGCAGGGTTTGATCCACGTGGCAGGTGTTCATTTGGACGCGGGCGGTCAACCGTCGCGGAACATAACCGTGGCCAGTGCCACGCTGCAATGTGGGTTAGCAATGTTGCGTGTCGCACGCTGGCAAGAAGGTTTGGCCCTTGCGTCCGATCTACGGATCAAATCGATCGAAGCGGCTTTGAAAAGCAAATTACGGTGGGTGGGACGAGAATCAGGCTCCGCGGTACGCGAGCTACTGGATGAATTGCTCGCGGGCCGAGCAGCGCCGCGCCGGATCGCGTACAGTCACCGCGGCGTGGCTGAGGCAGTACGCTGCGGATGGGCGAATGCCGGGGTCTGCCTCCGTCTGGTTTGCGAAGAGGCCGGCCTTGGTTTCGTCGGCATTCGCCAGGAGAATTACGACCTTTGCTTTCCGTTAGCATACGAAAGCGATCCGCGCATCCAGGCGCTCGTCGACGTAGTGCGGTCGGCATCATATCGCCGCGCATTAGCGGAGATACCGGGATACGACACCACCACGACCGGCGAATTACATCGAGTGTCTTGA
- a CDS encoding molybdopterin-dependent oxidoreductase, with translation MHFLISQLVSIATLLAVNSPPVSERQIVLTVQVKSLKPITFTADELDKLERMKLPTGNGNAQRTFEGVPLAKILEAAGVAWGTECSGWTDCYVVVRAADEYRAVFAIPEIAPQLARKTILLADRCDGKPLPEAVGPYQVVEEDARQHGRWVRQVTTIQIRVASE, from the coding sequence ATGCACTTCCTCATCAGCCAACTCGTTTCGATCGCGACCCTGCTGGCCGTGAACTCCCCACCAGTAAGCGAGAGGCAGATTGTCTTGACCGTGCAGGTCAAGTCGCTAAAACCGATCACGTTCACGGCGGACGAGCTCGACAAACTAGAACGCATGAAACTGCCAACGGGCAACGGCAACGCGCAACGAACCTTCGAAGGCGTACCTTTAGCAAAGATCCTCGAAGCCGCCGGCGTGGCGTGGGGCACCGAGTGCTCCGGTTGGACCGATTGCTATGTGGTCGTTCGCGCAGCCGATGAGTACCGGGCAGTTTTCGCGATTCCAGAGATTGCCCCCCAGCTGGCGCGCAAGACAATTCTGCTCGCCGATCGTTGCGACGGCAAACCACTGCCGGAAGCCGTGGGGCCGTATCAGGTGGTCGAGGAAGACGCCAGGCAGCATGGGCGGTGGGTTCGACAAGTGACGACCATTCAAATTCGCGTAGCCTCGGAATAG